TCATCGATCCGGCCGAGACGCGCGATGCCATTCGCCGTGCGCTCGCGGCAGTCGCAGATTCGCGCGAGCCCGGCTTCAAGCACCGCATCGATCCGTGAGGTAACGGTATGCCAACCCTGCATCGGCCGGGCGTCGTTGCATTCGACGGGCCATCGACACCATGACCATCGACTTTTCCGTGATCGACGGCGTCGCCACCGTACGGCTGAACCGTCCCGAAGCGCTCAATGCCATCGACTATCCGATGCGGGCGCGGCTTCAGGAACTATGGCGACACATCGGCAGCACACCCGAGATCCGCGCGGTCATCGTGACGGGCGCGGGCGAGCGCGCGTTCAGCAGCGGTGCGGATCTCAGGCAAACGCCGCCTCCGGCGACATCGTTCGCCGCACAGGTCTTTCGCGGCGAAGGCGCCGCGCCGGAGGCCGGATCGCTTACGCTGGGCATGGACTTCGACACGCCGTTGATCTGCGCCTTCAATGGTCTCGCCTATGGCGGCGCGCTCGAAATCGGTCTTGCCTGCGACATTCGTATTGCGGCCGACACGGCGCGCTTTGCATTGCCGGAGGTCGCCGTCGGGTCGATGCCCGGCTCCGGCGGCACGCAACGGCTACCGCGCCTGATCGGCGGCGCCAACGCCATGTGGATGCTGTTGACGGGCGATGCCATCGACGCAGACACAGCGTTGCGCGTCGGTCTGGTCAGCCACGTGGTACCGCAGGACACCCTGCTGGAAACCGCCACCGGTATCGCGCGCCGTATCGCCGACGCCGCGCCGCTGGCCGTGCGCGCGATCAAGCGCTCGGCGCGTGACGGCATGGACATGCCCTTGCCGGTCGCGCTGACTTACGAGCGGCATCTGTGGGGCTTGCTGCGCGACACGGAAGATCGCAAAGAGGGGCGCGCGGCGTTTGCGGACAAGCGTCCACCGGTGTTCCACGGACGGTAATGGACGCACCGATGCGAGACAATGCCGAACGCTGGCGAAACGTTCGCCAGCGTCACCTGGCCTGCATGCCGCAGGCCCCCGAACCGGACAGATTCTCATGACCTCACCTCGACGACACGCTGGCGAGATCGACGTCGATCTCGCTGACGGCCACGCCGAAAGCCTTGCCGGCAATCTCGCGTGCGACGCCGTGCAGGGAAGCGAGGCCCCCGCGAATGGCCATCATCGCGTCGCACCCGCGGAACGTCGTGCGAACGAAGGCACGCAGAGCATTCAGCGGGCCATTGCCGTCTTGCGCCTGATCGCCATGCGCGGGCCGCAGGGCTTGCGGCTTCACGAAATCGCCGAAGGCCTCGGACTGGAACGCATCACGGCACATCGCATCGTCAAAGGCCTGGCGTTCAGCCACATGCTGCAACTCGAACCGCAGGCGCGCCGCTACACGTTGGGTCACATGGCGTATCTGCTCGGGCTGACGGCGGCGCCTGCGTTCGACCTCCGGGAGCGTTGTCAGCCGACGCTGCGGCGCCTCGCGGACCTGACAGGCGACTCCGTCTTTCTGATGGTCCGAAGCGCACACGAGGCCGTTTGTTTCGATCACTTGCAAGGTAGCTACCCCATTCGCACACATAGCCTGAAGATCGGCGCCCGCCGGGCGCTGGGCGCCGGCGCGGGCGCCATGGCTCTGCTGGCCGCCCTGCCCGATCACGCTGTCGAGAGCGCCATCGCGGCGAACGCCGTGCATCTGCCTCGCTATCGCGATATTTCGCCGGCGCGTTTGCGCGAGATGGTCGCCAGGACACGCGAAGACGGCTATGCCACCAATGTGCAAACCGTGATCGCCGACGTGAGCGCAATCGGCATGACGCTGCCGCGCAAGGACGGTCCGGCGTTCGTATCGATCAGCATTGCCTCGATTGCCTCGCGCATGACCGGGGCGCATCTCGACGAGGCGCTGCACGCGCTGCGTCGGGAGACCGACGTGCTCGGCCGGCAACTGGATGACGCCCGTGTGGCGTGGGGTGGCATGGCCGAGGGCATCGCCGGATAACGCCCGGGCCGGGCACGGAAATGCACGACGCGTGGAATGCGTGGCATGCGTGGCATGGGCGGCATGCACTGCACGTACAGATCATTCGGAAGGAGGAGACATGTTTGAAAAGGTCCTCGTCGCGAATCGCGGCGCGGTTGCTGCGCGCGTCATTCGCGCATTGCGTCAGATGAACATCCGTTCCGTTGCCGTATGTTCCGAGGCGGACGCCACGTTGCCCTATCTGGCACAGGCCGACGAAGTCTATGCCATCGGTCCCGCCCCCGCCATGTCGAGCTACCTCGATCAGGACCGTCTCATGGACGTGCTGGTGCGCTCCGGGGCAGACGCCGTGCATCCCGGATACGGGTTTCTTTCCGAGAACGCCGCGTTCGCCCGTCGCGTCATCGCGGCGGGGGCAACGTTCATCGGCCCGTCGCCGCAATGGATCGAAGCGATGGGGCACAAGACACGTGCGCGTGAGTTGATGGCGCGCTACGGCATGCCGATGTCGCCCAGCTCGGGGCTGCTCGACGATCACACCGAGTCGATCAGTGCCGCCGCACGGGCGATCGGCTACCCGGTCCTCATCAAACCCGCCGCCGGTGGCGGCGGCATCGGCATGGTGCCGGCGCGCGACGAGGTCTCTCTGCTCGCGGCGATCGCTCAGGCGCGCTCCGTCTCCCAGAAGAGTTTCGGCAATGCGGAGCTTTACCTTGAAAAGCTGATCGAGCGTCCGCGCCACATCGAGTTCCAGATGCTTGCGGACAAGGCGGGCAATGCATGCCACTTGTTCGAACGGGATTGCTCCGTTCAGCGCCGCCATCAAAAAGTCATCGAGGAGTCTCCCGCGCCGCTGCTCCCGCGCCGCGATATGGAGACTACCGCGCAGAAGATCGCCGGGCTGCTCGAAGAGATCGGCTACGACGTCATCGGCACGGCGGAAACGCTGTTCGGTGCGGACGGCACCTGTAACTTCCTTGAAATGAATACGCGCCTGCAGGTCGAGCACGCGGTGACGGAGGCGATCACAGGCGTCGATCTCGTGAAGTGCCAGATCCGGCTGGCGGCGGGCGAGGCGCTCGCGACGGTGGTGCCGGACACGCCGCGCGTGAACGGGCACGCCATCGAAGTGCGCGTGTACGCCGAGGACGCCGTGCGCTTCTTTCCGTCGCCCGGAAAACTGACGGCGTTCGAACTGCCGGCAGGCGACGGCATTCGCGTCGAGACCGGCTACGCCCAAGGCAACACCGTCACCCCGTATTACGACCCGCTACTGGCGAAAATCATCGTGCACGCACCGGAGCGCACCGCCGCCATTCGCCGCATGCGCGAGGCTCTGGGCGCGACCGGTATCCAGGGCGTGAAGACGAATATCCCGTTTGCGCTTCAGGTGCTCGATGACGAGCTGTTTCAACTCGGCCATGTCCATACCGCGCTCGGCACGGACATTCTCGCGGGGGCGCGGCATTGACGTGCGCGGCCCGTTCGGCACCCGATTGACGTCCAACACGCGGCGCGTACCCGCCGCGGCATTCTCTCGGCGCTCGGGCGGCTTGCGCCCCGCCCCGTGCTCCATCGAGGCGCTTTCTACAAACCTTTGCCAATAGTGTCGGGCATATCGGCCGCAAGGCTACAGCCACGTGGGTCGCCGCGACGAGGCACGGAATTTGCTGCATTGACGACGTCATCCGCCCGTGAGGGCTCGGGAGCTCGTCGCAATGTCAAACTCGCTGTCACGTAAACGCGTCCACGACACCGGGCCGCTCAGGACTACGGACGCGCGCGCCGGTGCAGCGCCCGACCGGAACCCTCCACGCGACCCTCCACGCATATACGCGTTGACGGCCCGCACGCTGCCCGCTCCGGACGACTGGTCAAGGCTCGTCGAACGGGTTGCGGGGCTCGGCTTCTCGCGTCTGCTGATCGACGAGGCGTCGTGCGGAAACACACTCCACGATTATCTGCCGGCGCCGCGTCGCTTCGGGCTCGCGCTCGACGTTGCGGTCAATGGCGACCTCGCGCGCCGTGGCTCATTCGCCGGCCCGGCCGCGCCCGATGCCGATTCGACTGGTCCCGGCACCGGCGCGGCCCCCCACCGCAACGACGATCCTCCCGATCCGCGGCATCCGCCTCGGGGTAACGGACTCGGCAGTGGCCTCTACCGTGCGCCGGTGTCCACTCCCCCGGGCGGCCTGCCCACCGCAAACGAGATGTCCGACGCGTTCGCCGTCCGACTGCGTCGGCTGGCGGAGCAAGGGGCCGACGGATTCTGTCTGCATGGCTTGTCGTCGCGGCCTGCCGCCGCGTGGCGGCGGCTGATCCGCGACATGCGCCGTCATTTTCCCGCACTCCAATGGTTCGGCTGGACGCCCGGACTACCGCGCGAGCAGATGGTGGCGATCGCCGGCGCCGGTTTCGACGGCGTGTTTCTCTCGTCGTGCTGGTGGGACATGCGCGCGTCGTGGCTCTTCGACGAGCATGCCGATCTTGCGGGATGTACGTGGCGCGTCGCGCTGGCGGGAGATCCGTTCGAATCGCCCGGCGATCTCGTCGCGCGCAGTCACAACGTGCTCGAATGTGCGCGTGCGCTTCAACTGGCGTTCGAACTCGGCGACGGCATTCTGATGCCCGCAGGTATGGAATACGGTCATGCGCACGCGGGCAGCGAACTGCCGCTCATCGAGCCGTCGGCTGACGAGGCTCCCGCTGCGTCGGCCGTTTCCGATCACGAGATCGATTTCAGCCCGACCATTGCCGCCGGAAATCGACGATTGGCGGCGCAGGCGGCGAGTGCGGGTGCATCGCAAGACGCCACCAGCCCCCTTCCGGCCGCACGGGCCACGCTGCGATGCCTGTCCGGCGCCGACACCGCGATAACGCTCGTCACGCAGGAGATGCCGGGGGTGCCGACGCGTCGTATCGTCGCGATCAACCGTAGCCTGACGCAGGCGGCAACGCTGCCAATGGCTGCCTGCGCAAGCATCGATCAGGTGAGACTCACCCCGCTCGATGCCCATGGCAACCCTTCCGGCGCGCCCGAAACGCTGACCCAGCTTACGCTCGCGCCCGGCGAGGTCCGCTTCTGGCAAGCCGGGACCGAGCGCAGCGTGTCACGCCACGTTTGGCCCAGAGCGAAGCTCGGCACGGCGAACGAGCAGGACCGGCGTGCCGTGCGCGACGCCGCCGCCGAATCGCGCGTGGTCATCGAAGCCGTCGAGCCATCGCTCGAAGGCGGACGGTTCGCGGCGCGCGCCGTCGTGGGAGAAAGCGTCACGGTGTGCGCCGACGTCTTCACCGACGGCCACGCGCAGCCGAGCGCGGTGCTGCGCTGGCGGGCGCTCGACACCACGACGTGGCGCGAAATTCCCATGACGCCCCTCGGCAACGACCGATGGCACGCGGAATTTCGTCCGACACGGCTGGGCCGTCACGAGTATCAGATCGAGGCCTGGCAGGATCCCTATGTGAACTGGTGTCGCGAAGTGGCGAAGAAACTCGACGCGGGCCAGTCCGTCGCGCTCGATATCCAGGAGGGGATTGCGTGTCTGAGACAGATCGCCGAAGCCGCGCCGTCCGCGCGCGCCCGCAAGCCGCTCGACGCCATTGCGACGCAGGCGCAGCTTCAGGCACAGGCAGACGATCCCACGCTGGCCTACCCTGCCCTGAGCGCGCCGGCCACGCTCGACGCCGTCGCGGCGGCTCGCTATCGTCCCTTCGTAATCCGGTCGGGCGCACTGCCCATTGACGTGGAACCGCCGGAAGCCGCATTCGCGAGCTGGTATGAGTTGTTTCCACGCTCGCAAAGCGGGGACGCTTCAAGGCACGGCACGTTCGACGACGTGATACGGCGGCTGCCGGCCATCGCGGACATGGGATTCGACGTGCTCTACATGCCGCCGATTCACCCGATCGGGCAAACGCATCGCAAGGGCAAGAACAACCGGCTCGAAGCGCAACCGGGCGATCCGGGCAGTCCGTATGCGATTGGCGACGCTTCGGGCGGTCACGATGCCATTCACCCGGCGCTGGGCACGCTCGACGATTTCCGGCGGCTGCGCCTGGCGGCAAGCGCCCACGGCTTGCGCATCGCGCTCGATTTCGCGGTGCAGTGCTCGCCCGATCATCCGTGGCTGCGCGAGCATCCGGGCTGGTTCGACTGGCGTGCCGACGGTTCGCTGCGCTATGCGGAGAATCCGCCGAAGAAGTACGAGGACATCGTCAACGTCGACTTCTATGCGCGGGACGCCGTGCCGGGACTGTGGTTAGCCTTGCGCGACGTCGTCCTGTTCTGGGTTTCGGAGGGCATCGACCTTTTTCGCGTGGACAATCCGCACACCAAGCCGCTGCCATTTTGGGAATGGCTGATCGGCTCGGTCCGGGCGGCGCATCCCAGAACGGTCTTTCTTGCCGAAGCCTTCACGCGCCCGAAGCTGATGTACCGGCTTGCAAAGATCGGCTTCTCGCAGTCGTACACCTATTTCACGTGGCGCGAAACCAAGGCCGAACTCACCGAGTATCTGACGGAATTGCAGCAACCCGGCGTCGCCGCATGCTTCCGTCCGCATTTCTTCGTGAACACGCCGGACATCAATCCGTACCACCTGCAACACGGCGGCCGTCCCGTGCATCTTGCGCGCGCCGCGCTGGCGACCACGCTCTCGGGGCTGTGGGGGATGTACAGCGGGTTCGAGCTGTGCGAAGCCACGCCGTTGCCGGGCCGCGAGGAATACCTCGACGCCGAAAAGTACGAGATTCGCGCGTGGGACTGGGCACGCCCCGGCAATATCGTGCGGGAGATCACGGTGCTCAATCGCATCCGCAAGCGGCATCCGGCGTTGCAGACGCACCGCGGCGTGACCTTCCTCGGCGCCGACAATCCGCATGTCCTGTATTTCGAGAAAGCAACGCCAACGCGCTCGGATGTCGTGCTCGTCGCGGTCAATCTCGATGCGCGCCAGTCCCATGACGCCACCATCGAGTTGCCGCTTTGGCGCTGGCAATTGCCGGACGCCGCCGCCCTCGCGGTCGAAAACCTCCTCGACGGCGCGCACTTCGTGTGGCACGGCAAGCACCAGCGTGTGCATCTGCCCCCGCACGCCCCTTAT
This is a stretch of genomic DNA from Pandoraea faecigallinarum. It encodes these proteins:
- a CDS encoding enoyl-CoA hydratase/isomerase family protein, giving the protein MTIDFSVIDGVATVRLNRPEALNAIDYPMRARLQELWRHIGSTPEIRAVIVTGAGERAFSSGADLRQTPPPATSFAAQVFRGEGAAPEAGSLTLGMDFDTPLICAFNGLAYGGALEIGLACDIRIAADTARFALPEVAVGSMPGSGGTQRLPRLIGGANAMWMLLTGDAIDADTALRVGLVSHVVPQDTLLETATGIARRIADAAPLAVRAIKRSARDGMDMPLPVALTYERHLWGLLRDTEDRKEGRAAFADKRPPVFHGR
- a CDS encoding IclR family transcriptional regulator; its protein translation is MTSPRRHAGEIDVDLADGHAESLAGNLACDAVQGSEAPANGHHRVAPAERRANEGTQSIQRAIAVLRLIAMRGPQGLRLHEIAEGLGLERITAHRIVKGLAFSHMLQLEPQARRYTLGHMAYLLGLTAAPAFDLRERCQPTLRRLADLTGDSVFLMVRSAHEAVCFDHLQGSYPIRTHSLKIGARRALGAGAGAMALLAALPDHAVESAIAANAVHLPRYRDISPARLREMVARTREDGYATNVQTVIADVSAIGMTLPRKDGPAFVSISIASIASRMTGAHLDEALHALRRETDVLGRQLDDARVAWGGMAEGIAG
- a CDS encoding acetyl-CoA carboxylase biotin carboxylase subunit, whose amino-acid sequence is MFEKVLVANRGAVAARVIRALRQMNIRSVAVCSEADATLPYLAQADEVYAIGPAPAMSSYLDQDRLMDVLVRSGADAVHPGYGFLSENAAFARRVIAAGATFIGPSPQWIEAMGHKTRARELMARYGMPMSPSSGLLDDHTESISAAARAIGYPVLIKPAAGGGGIGMVPARDEVSLLAAIAQARSVSQKSFGNAELYLEKLIERPRHIEFQMLADKAGNACHLFERDCSVQRRHQKVIEESPAPLLPRRDMETTAQKIAGLLEEIGYDVIGTAETLFGADGTCNFLEMNTRLQVEHAVTEAITGVDLVKCQIRLAAGEALATVVPDTPRVNGHAIEVRVYAEDAVRFFPSPGKLTAFELPAGDGIRVETGYAQGNTVTPYYDPLLAKIIVHAPERTAAIRRMREALGATGIQGVKTNIPFALQVLDDELFQLGHVHTALGTDILAGARH
- a CDS encoding alpha-1,4-glucan--maltose-1-phosphate maltosyltransferase is translated as MTARTLPAPDDWSRLVERVAGLGFSRLLIDEASCGNTLHDYLPAPRRFGLALDVAVNGDLARRGSFAGPAAPDADSTGPGTGAAPHRNDDPPDPRHPPRGNGLGSGLYRAPVSTPPGGLPTANEMSDAFAVRLRRLAEQGADGFCLHGLSSRPAAAWRRLIRDMRRHFPALQWFGWTPGLPREQMVAIAGAGFDGVFLSSCWWDMRASWLFDEHADLAGCTWRVALAGDPFESPGDLVARSHNVLECARALQLAFELGDGILMPAGMEYGHAHAGSELPLIEPSADEAPAASAVSDHEIDFSPTIAAGNRRLAAQAASAGASQDATSPLPAARATLRCLSGADTAITLVTQEMPGVPTRRIVAINRSLTQAATLPMAACASIDQVRLTPLDAHGNPSGAPETLTQLTLAPGEVRFWQAGTERSVSRHVWPRAKLGTANEQDRRAVRDAAAESRVVIEAVEPSLEGGRFAARAVVGESVTVCADVFTDGHAQPSAVLRWRALDTTTWREIPMTPLGNDRWHAEFRPTRLGRHEYQIEAWQDPYVNWCREVAKKLDAGQSVALDIQEGIACLRQIAEAAPSARARKPLDAIATQAQLQAQADDPTLAYPALSAPATLDAVAAARYRPFVIRSGALPIDVEPPEAAFASWYELFPRSQSGDASRHGTFDDVIRRLPAIADMGFDVLYMPPIHPIGQTHRKGKNNRLEAQPGDPGSPYAIGDASGGHDAIHPALGTLDDFRRLRLAASAHGLRIALDFAVQCSPDHPWLREHPGWFDWRADGSLRYAENPPKKYEDIVNVDFYARDAVPGLWLALRDVVLFWVSEGIDLFRVDNPHTKPLPFWEWLIGSVRAAHPRTVFLAEAFTRPKLMYRLAKIGFSQSYTYFTWRETKAELTEYLTELQQPGVAACFRPHFFVNTPDINPYHLQHGGRPVHLARAALATTLSGLWGMYSGFELCEATPLPGREEYLDAEKYEIRAWDWARPGNIVREITVLNRIRKRHPALQTHRGVTFLGADNPHVLYFEKATPTRSDVVLVAVNLDARQSHDATIELPLWRWQLPDAAALAVENLLDGAHFVWHGKHQRVHLPPHAPYGIWSVRPQREHDPREERNERRETL